A DNA window from Sediminitomix flava contains the following coding sequences:
- a CDS encoding type II CAAX endopeptidase family protein — MLLLKKHPIGSFILITFLFTYLIGGSLNIWINQTELNLPKTITLYLSRIGIVIGPAVSAIFMSYLLEKRFGIRSLLYKLIPSQKEITWFITIPISTLFISFSACIFSGISLNLLLEMLSNSWEILLLHYVLQIIIIGFGEELGWRGWLFPKLTETYSFLYSILIFFITWVLWHLPILFSGAEIVIPWFFVAISVTSILTFLWIKTNGNVFVLAYVHGCINAPQFFIENELDLPQEVILESWKVSGFIHLGLSIVFLSLLRKHIVTGLNKRIQ, encoded by the coding sequence ATGTTGTTACTCAAAAAACACCCAATTGGAAGCTTCATTTTAATCACTTTTCTATTTACATATTTGATTGGTGGAAGTTTAAATATCTGGATCAATCAAACTGAACTCAACTTACCAAAAACAATCACACTTTACTTATCAAGAATTGGTATTGTAATTGGCCCTGCGGTAAGTGCTATATTCATGTCTTACCTTCTAGAAAAGAGATTTGGAATCAGAAGTTTGCTATATAAACTCATTCCTTCTCAGAAGGAGATCACTTGGTTTATTACAATCCCAATATCCACTTTATTCATTTCTTTTTCAGCTTGCATTTTTAGTGGTATTTCACTTAATCTATTACTTGAAATGTTAAGCAACTCTTGGGAAATTCTACTACTTCATTATGTCTTACAAATTATAATTATAGGATTTGGGGAAGAACTAGGGTGGAGAGGATGGCTTTTCCCTAAACTAACTGAAACCTATTCATTCCTGTATTCAATACTTATATTTTTCATCACTTGGGTACTATGGCACTTACCAATTCTATTTTCAGGTGCTGAAATTGTCATTCCTTGGTTTTTTGTTGCTATTTCTGTCACTTCTATCCTTACCTTTCTTTGGATTAAGACAAATGGGAATGTCTTTGTTTTAGCCTATGTACACGGGTGCATAAATGCTCCCCAATTCTTTATAGAAAATGAATTAGATCTGCCACAAGAAGTTATTCTTGAAAGTTGGAAAGTCAGTGGATTTATACATCTTGGTCTAAGTATCGTGTTCCTGTCCCTACTTCGAAAACACATTGTTACAGGCTTAAACAAACGAATTCAATGA
- a CDS encoding MerC domain-containing protein, translating into MVISQKSDVFGAWASGLCLIHCLATPLLYVAKICTSSCCSDTPMWWSSLDYIFLGISLVAVYWSSINSSKTWVRYALWMNWVVLSGILLNEHFHFFSLAEESIYLPTLSLILLHIYNKKYCQCASDECCTSDQ; encoded by the coding sequence ATGGTAATTTCTCAGAAATCAGATGTGTTTGGAGCTTGGGCTAGTGGTTTATGTCTGATTCATTGCCTTGCAACTCCATTATTGTACGTTGCCAAAATCTGTACATCGTCTTGCTGTTCAGACACTCCTATGTGGTGGTCTAGCTTAGACTATATCTTCTTAGGGATTTCATTAGTAGCTGTTTATTGGTCTAGTATAAACAGTAGTAAAACTTGGGTAAGATACGCTTTATGGATGAATTGGGTTGTATTAAGTGGAATACTACTCAACGAACATTTTCACTTCTTTTCATTGGCTGAAGAAAGTATTTATCTCCCAACCCTAAGTCTCATTTTACTTCACATATACAATAAAAAATACTGTCAGTGTGCCTCAGACGAATGTTGCACATCTGATCAATAA
- the folE gene encoding GTP cyclohydrolase I FolE, whose translation MENKEIELIGDNHLSSNIETPLRPDAFEKSDEEKIQNIEGHFAKIMEELGLDLTDSSLSGTPYRFAKMYVKELFYGLDPKNKPRMSTFENKYGYHKMLIEQNITLNSSCEHHFLPIVGHAHIGYIPKDKVVGLSKINRLVDYYAHRPQVQERLCSQILNDLQQLLGTDDVIVVVNAQHLCVSSRGIKDQNSSTVSIEYGGRFEDITYRNEFFTSLKK comes from the coding sequence ATGGAAAATAAAGAAATCGAATTAATAGGTGACAACCACCTATCTAGCAATATAGAAACACCTCTTCGTCCTGATGCTTTTGAAAAGTCTGATGAAGAGAAAATTCAAAATATTGAAGGACATTTTGCTAAAATCATGGAAGAACTTGGCCTAGACCTAACAGACTCTAGCCTATCAGGGACTCCATACCGATTTGCCAAAATGTATGTCAAAGAATTATTCTATGGACTTGATCCTAAGAATAAACCTAGAATGTCCACTTTCGAGAATAAATATGGCTATCACAAAATGTTGATTGAGCAAAATATCACACTCAATTCTTCATGTGAACACCACTTTCTTCCAATCGTCGGACATGCACACATCGGGTATATACCTAAAGACAAAGTAGTAGGTCTTTCAAAAATCAACAGATTGGTAGACTACTATGCACACCGTCCACAAGTTCAAGAACGTTTGTGTTCACAAATCTTGAATGACCTTCAACAACTTTTAGGGACAGATGATGTGATTGTCGTTGTAAATGCACAACACCTATGTGTCTCTTCAAGAGGTATCAAAGATCAAAACAGCTCTACTGTTTCAATTGAATATGGCGGCCGTTTTGAGGATATCACTTACAGAAACGAATTCTTTACAAGCTTAAAAAAATAA
- a CDS encoding GTP-binding protein, with protein sequence MSIARKLPVTVLSGFLGSGKTTLLNHVLHNKEGLKVAVIVNDMSEVNVDADLVKSENTLSRTEEKLVEMSNGCICCTLREDLMVEVERLAKENRFDYLLIESSGISEPVPVAQTFSFIDEENGIDLSQFSYIDCMVTVVDAFNFFKDFGSAELLIDRNLSDIEGDVRTIVNLLTDQIEFANVIILNKTDLVSKDTLGVLKAAIHKLNPKAKIIESSFSKVPPQEILNTGMFDYDEAEQSSAWIEEAKKDHHTPETEEYGISSFVYRNKRPFDPNRFWQFIQTQFPHSIIRSKGLFWLASRPEQALIWGQAGGSVRAESAGVWWSSMPFEQRSHYASFIENQEYIESEWDQQFGDRKNELVFIGQDMDTELIIAQLDHCLSTDDELADGDWENGYEDNWPVERSYPLS encoded by the coding sequence ATGTCTATCGCAAGAAAACTGCCTGTCACTGTTCTTAGTGGGTTTCTAGGTTCAGGAAAAACAACCTTACTTAATCATGTTCTACACAATAAAGAAGGCTTAAAAGTAGCTGTTATTGTAAACGACATGAGCGAAGTAAACGTGGATGCTGATTTGGTTAAAAGTGAAAACACACTTTCGCGTACCGAAGAAAAGTTAGTTGAAATGAGTAATGGCTGTATTTGCTGTACACTTCGCGAAGACTTAATGGTAGAGGTTGAACGTTTAGCCAAAGAAAATAGGTTTGACTATCTATTGATAGAAAGTTCAGGAATTAGTGAGCCTGTACCTGTGGCTCAAACGTTCAGCTTTATAGATGAAGAAAACGGAATTGACCTTTCTCAGTTTAGTTACATAGACTGTATGGTTACTGTTGTTGATGCTTTCAATTTCTTCAAAGATTTTGGTAGTGCCGAACTACTCATAGACCGAAACCTATCAGATATTGAAGGCGATGTCCGTACCATAGTCAACCTCCTTACCGACCAAATTGAATTTGCGAATGTCATCATTCTCAACAAAACTGATTTGGTAAGTAAAGATACTTTAGGAGTCTTGAAAGCAGCGATACACAAGCTTAATCCTAAAGCTAAAATTATCGAGTCTAGCTTTAGTAAAGTACCTCCTCAAGAAATTCTGAATACAGGAATGTTTGACTATGATGAGGCTGAACAAAGTTCTGCTTGGATAGAAGAGGCTAAAAAAGATCATCATACTCCAGAAACAGAAGAATACGGTATTAGTTCTTTTGTGTATCGTAACAAAAGACCTTTTGATCCTAATCGTTTCTGGCAATTCATCCAAACCCAATTTCCACATTCTATCATCAGAAGTAAGGGATTATTTTGGCTAGCTTCAAGACCAGAGCAAGCACTTATTTGGGGACAAGCAGGTGGTTCTGTACGTGCCGAAAGTGCTGGTGTTTGGTGGAGTAGTATGCCTTTCGAACAACGAAGTCATTATGCTTCTTTTATCGAAAATCAAGAGTATATCGAGTCTGAATGGGATCAACAATTTGGTGACCGCAAAAATGAGCTCGTTTTTATTGGGCAAGACATGGATACAGAACTCATCATTGCTCAACTTGATCATTGCCTTAGTAC